The Microbacterium sp. LKL04 sequence GTACGCCGAGATCTGCACGGCCTGGGCTGCGTCCCCGAAGGCCATCTCCTCCCACCCGTCGATGTCGAGGAGGCCGCGCGTGCGGTCGCCGTTCGGATCGGATGAGCCGCCGAAGAACGCGGCCGCCGACCGACGGGGGTCGCGGATCTGCTTCTCGTTTCCCCAGCCGGCACTCGGGCGCTGCTGGAAGAGGCCGACCGAGTCCCGGTCGCCGCCGTCCAGGTTGCGGATCCAGGATTCGACCATCGCCGTCGCAAGCGCGATGGCGATTCCGTCCCGCGAGACGCCCCGGTCCCGTCCGACCTCGATGATGGTCCGGACGTTCGCGATCTGCTCGGCATCCAGGTCGGTCTGCCCAGGACGCGATTGCGTGGAGGCGGCCCGAGGCGCCGCAGCGGCGGGGATGCGGAGCTTCTGCCCGGGGTAGATGATGGATGCCTCGTCGAGCCCGTTCGCGTCGAGGAGTCGTGCGAGGGAGGTGCCGCTGTCCGCGGCGATCGCCCAGAGCGTCTCGCCGGCGGATACCTCGTGCACCGGCCCCGCCGCGGCTCGGGGGGACGGCGCCGGTGCCGCGGCGCGATGCGCGGCGAGTTCCGTGACCGTGAGTTTCTGGCCCGGGTGGATGATCGACGACGCGCCGAGCTCGTTGGCGCGGACCAGAGAGGCGACGCTCATCCCGTGGCGCTGTGCGATGGACCAGAGCGTGTCGCCGGGACGGACTTCATAGGCGGATGCCGTACCCCGGGCGGGCCGGGAGGGCTCGGCATCCGTCTTCTCCGTCTTCGGTCCGAGGCGGAGGACGTCGCCGGGGTGGATGAGCGAACGCCATCCGAGGTCGTTCCATGCCAGGACGTCGGCCGTGCGGACACCGTTCGCCGCCGCGATCGCGCTGATGGTCTCCCCGCGGGCGACGACATGTGTCCGCACAGCAGCGCGCGCGGCGGGTGTCCCGACGGTCGTGGCGGGGCTCGCGGCTGGGACGGGCGTCGCGTGTGCCTTCGCCGACAGCGGTCGGGGCGCCGAGCGGTCGTGATCGTCCGCCGTGGCCGCGTCGACGGGGAGAAGGGACAGCGAGAGAGCGATCGACCCGATCACAGCGGGAGCGCCTCGGTGGAACAGAGAGGCGGGCATGACGTCGTTCCGGTGCACAGGTGTTCCTTCGTTCAGTCCCAGATCGTCGATCCCCCTCCGAAACCGTGACACGCCGATGTGACTGCTGTCAATCAGTGTGGTGTGTGTGACGGGTGTGACGAGATGAGCGTGCGACGATCCGGCGGAGCGGATGCGATAGTGGGGGAGTGAGTTCTGCGACGCCCGTGTCCACTGATTGGCTGAGTCTTCCCGAACTGGTCGAGCTGACCGGGGAGCCGCTCGGGCGCGTGCGGCGGATGCTCGACGAGCATCAGCTCGTCGCCTCCCGCCGCTTCGGCGCGCCGCGGGTTCCCTCCGTCTTCCTGGTGGACGGGGCGCCGATCTCGTCCCTCCGGGGGACCATCATCGTGTTGCACGATGCCGGGTTCTCCGATGACGAGACCATCGACTGGCTCCTCGCGCCCGAGGACTCGATCGGCTTCGCGCCGATCGACGCCCTGCGTCAGGGACGCAAGAGCGAGGTCCGTCGGGTCGCGCAGACGCTCGCCTGACCAAGCGGATGCCTGCTCGTCAGGCGGCGCGGACCGTCGCCGCCCGAGCGAGGTCGCGCAGATCACCGACTGCGCCGTGACCGAGCCGAGCGCCGCGAAGCGCTCTGTCCGCCTCGGCCGCCCAATCTGTGATCAGTTCTTCCACGCGTGCGAGCGCTCCGGTGTCGACGATCGTCTGCTGCAGGTGCGCCACCTGCTCAGGGGTGAGATCCCGCTCGCCGACGAGTTCGTCGAAGATGCGGAGGGCGCCGGCGGGGAGGGACGCGCGCGCGTACGCGATGAGGAGGGTGCGCTTGCCTTCACGGAGATCGTCGCCCACGGGTTTGCCGGTGACCGCGCTGTCTCCGAACACCCCGAGGACGTCGTCGCGCAGCTGGAAGGCGAGTCCGATGGGGTGACCGAACGCCGCCAGCGCACGGTACTGCTCGTCGTCCGCGTCGGCGAGGGTGGCGCCGAGCTGGAGCGGGTGCTGGACGCTGTACCGGGCGGACTTCAACGACGCGACGCGCAGAGCGCGGTCGGGGTGGGTGTCGACGGGTGCCACGACATAAGCGGATTCCTCCGCGACGTCGAGGAACTGCCCGATCGTCACCTCGCGGCGCATCCGTGCGAACTCCGTGCGCGCACGGTGGGCCCGTGGGTTCTCGACGTCTGCCAGCCCCTCTTCGAGCAGGTCGTCGCTCCACGCCACGAGGAGGTCGCCCAGGAGGATCGCCGCAGATCGACCGAACTCTTCAGCGTCACCCGCCCAGGCGGTCGCGCGGTGCTCTGCTTCCCATGCGCGATGGGACGCAGGGCGCCCCCGCCGGGTGTCGGATCGGTCGATGACGTCGTCGTGCACGAGTGCCGCGGCGTGGAAGATCTCCAGGGCTGCGGAGGCGGTGATCACCGCGTCCGGTGCGATCGATGTCCGGCCGCCTGCCGTCGCCACCGCTCGGAAGCCGGCGAGGCAGAAGCGGGCTCGGAACGCCTTGCCGCCGGTCGCCGCGGACGCGCCGGATTCCACGAAGGCGCGCGCTTCGTCGCCGAATTCGGATGCGGCTTCGCGCTGCGCCTCGAGGAACCTCTCGACTCGCTGAGAAACGGCGACGATCGGGTCGAGAGAGGAGGACACAGGCCTAGCCTAGTGATCGCGCGGACGCGTACACTTGACGGACCGACCCGAGGGGGATGCATGCCACTGTCAGAACAGGAGCAGCGTCTGCTGGACGAGATGGAACGCCATCTCATGCGCAACGACGCCGATGTTGTCAGCGCGGACCGTGGAGCGGCGCCGCTCAGCTACCGCAACATCGTCTACGGGTCCGTCATCGTGCTCTTGGGTATCGCCGGCCTCGTCGTCGGCGTGGCCACATCGCTGATCGTGATCGGCGTGGTCGCCTTCGTCGTCATGGTCGTCGGCGTCGTCCTCGCCTTCACACCGGCCAAGGGTGCGGCAGCCGCACGGAACGCGACCGGTACGCGTAAGCCGCGCGCCGCGAAGGCAGCGGCATCCGCCTCTTTCATGGATCGCATGAACGACCGCTGGGATCGCCGCAACGACGATCGCTGATCCGGCGCCCTCCACCGCGCTCCACTTCTGAAGCACCGACCCTCGGGTCGGTGCTTTTTTTTGTGTCCGCGCGGGCCTCCACCCGCCCTGCCGTCGTCCGGTGGTGCGGCAGGGATGCGGCGTGCCCCGAAACTGTCGCGGAGTGGAGGAAAGTGGAGTAAAGTGGCGTCATCCTGGAGCAGGCCGGACGAAGGGGGTGACCGAGCGATGTTGTTGGGCACCCACACCCCCAAGCTGGACGACAAAGGACGGGTCATCCTTCCCGCCAAGTTCCGCGACGATCTCGGTCCCGGTGTCGTCATCACCCGTGGCCAGGAACGCTGCCTCTACGTGTTCAGCTCGGCGGAGTTCGAGCGGGTCTACGAGCGCATCCGCGAGGCACCGCTGACCAACAAGCAGGCGCGCGACTTCCAGCGCATGTTCCTCTCGGGCGCCAGCGCCGAGAAGCCCGACTCCC is a genomic window containing:
- a CDS encoding LysM peptidoglycan-binding domain-containing protein; amino-acid sequence: MIGSIALSLSLLPVDAATADDHDRSAPRPLSAKAHATPVPAASPATTVGTPAARAAVRTHVVARGETISAIAAANGVRTADVLAWNDLGWRSLIHPGDVLRLGPKTEKTDAEPSRPARGTASAYEVRPGDTLWSIAQRHGMSVASLVRANELGASSIIHPGQKLTVTELAAHRAAAPAPSPRAAAGPVHEVSAGETLWAIAADSGTSLARLLDANGLDEASIIYPGQKLRIPAAAAPRAASTQSRPGQTDLDAEQIANVRTIIEVGRDRGVSRDGIAIALATAMVESWIRNLDGGDRDSVGLFQQRPSAGWGNEKQIRDPRRSAAAFFGGSSDPNGDRTRGLLDIDGWEEMAFGDAAQAVQISAYPERYGPWKDEAYRWLDLYG
- a CDS encoding Rv2175c family DNA-binding protein — protein: MSTDWLSLPELVELTGEPLGRVRRMLDEHQLVASRRFGAPRVPSVFLVDGAPISSLRGTIIVLHDAGFSDDETIDWLLAPEDSIGFAPIDALRQGRKSEVRRVAQTLA
- a CDS encoding polyprenyl synthetase family protein → MSSSLDPIVAVSQRVERFLEAQREAASEFGDEARAFVESGASAATGGKAFRARFCLAGFRAVATAGGRTSIAPDAVITASAALEIFHAAALVHDDVIDRSDTRRGRPASHRAWEAEHRATAWAGDAEEFGRSAAILLGDLLVAWSDDLLEEGLADVENPRAHRARTEFARMRREVTIGQFLDVAEESAYVVAPVDTHPDRALRVASLKSARYSVQHPLQLGATLADADDEQYRALAAFGHPIGLAFQLRDDVLGVFGDSAVTGKPVGDDLREGKRTLLIAYARASLPAGALRIFDELVGERDLTPEQVAHLQQTIVDTGALARVEELITDWAAEADRALRGARLGHGAVGDLRDLARAATVRAA
- a CDS encoding DUF3040 domain-containing protein; amino-acid sequence: MPLSEQEQRLLDEMERHLMRNDADVVSADRGAAPLSYRNIVYGSVIVLLGIAGLVVGVATSLIVIGVVAFVVMVVGVVLAFTPAKGAAAARNATGTRKPRAAKAAASASFMDRMNDRWDRRNDDR
- the mraZ gene encoding division/cell wall cluster transcriptional repressor MraZ is translated as MLLGTHTPKLDDKGRVILPAKFRDDLGPGVVITRGQERCLYVFSSAEFERVYERIREAPLTNKQARDFQRMFLSGASAEKPDSQNRITIPPHLRTYAGLERELIVTGVGAHAEIWNADAWNAYADSNEDTYSDMEQEVIPGLF